Genomic DNA from Rhodothermus bifroesti:
CTACAGAGATGGAAGAGAAGATCAGGCGGGCACGGGAATACTATAGCGCCCAAAGGATGGTAAAGGATTATGTGGCCCTCTATCAGGCAGTTGTGGGCGACTGAAGGACCTATGGGTGCAGAAGAATCCTCTGTACGAGCCCGTTGGCTTGGTCAAATTCCTGCATACATCCTATCCCATGGTGTCGCCTTTCTTACGGGGTTGGTGAGTATAGCTATTTTGCCTCGCATTCTAGGGCCTGAGCAATACGGAGCCTACGCCCTGATTATGGCCACGGCTAATATGGCAGCTTCCCTGTTTGGGGAGTGGCTGGTTCCTTCTGGCATTCGCCTATCTTCCGAAGTCCCACACGGGTTCATTTGGAATACCCTGGGTTGGATGGCCGTTTTCTCAAGTATCCTTGGGGGCGTAGCGGTGGGTGCCTTGCTCAGCGGCCAGCAGCTGTCCCCGCACGTGGGTCTCTGGGCCTCCTTGTTTGCAGTGGCTATGATCTTATCCAAAGCGAGCATGGCATACATTCGCACGACTCTTGACCGACGGCTCATCGCGGGATACACCTTCGTTAGTAGCTTGGGTTCGCTCCTTTTAAGTCTTTCTCTTTTCTTAGTCGGTAGGCATTTGACCTGGCTGATTGTTGGCTTAAGCATCGCTCCATGGTCCTTATTCCTCATTTACAGCTTTAAATTCAGGTGGTTTCTAACGCAGCCCAGACTAGACCTTGTGCAGAGTGTTTTGCGTTTTGGACTACCTATTGCGATCACTTCCATTGGAGGTCAGATTCTCCAAGTCGCAGACCGTTACATGCTCGCGCTTTTTAAGACCCATGCAGATGTGGGAATTTACAACGCTACCTACAATCTTTCCGATAAGTTCTTGGGACTCTGCTTTTCTGTACTGTTCTCAAGTATGTATCCTGTTGCATCACATGCATGGGCGCGGGGGAATCGAGCAGATGCTGAAAGCTTACTCGTAAACCTTTTCAGATTCATGACGATAGTCGCAGGAGCTTTTGCCTGGTTTCAGGCGGCGTCAGGTGTTTCTTTCATTAGGCTGTTGGCTGGCGAAGCGTTTCGCCCGCCTTCATTGGTGCCGGTCCTCGTGGCCCTGGGAAGTTGGATTTGGTTCACGGGTATTCTCCAACATCAGCCCCTTGAGTGGGATAAACGCACTCTTTGGGTGACAGCAATGACCCTTTTTACTGCCATTTTGAACTTGGCTTTGAACTGGATTCTAATACCTTCATTGGGGGTGATTGGAGCTGCAATAGCAACTTTAGTCTCGTATTCAGCTTATTTGTTAGTATGTACATTTGTTACAAAGCATTATGGATATTACGCACGTGTGTGGGAGGTTTGGGTTATTTTAGGAACCAGTCTTGGTGCGTTCCTCCTATGGTATCGATTTCAAGGGAACGCGGGCCTTTTGCAGGGCACGCTGGCTGCTTTGGTTTATGTTGGTTTAGGTCTTGGCTCCAGGTTACTTCTTAAAATCAAGAAGGGAGCTCAATAATGAGAGTCCTTATGCTAACTGACTTTCCCTCCACACTGTTGCGGAGTGCCGAGGGCGAGGAATTATGGAGGAAGCACTTCTTACCTACCCCTGTGTTGAACCTGCTAGAAAGCCTTTCTCGCATTTCTGAGTTGGAGGTTTCAGTGCTATCCTTCAGCCGTAGTGGAACTGCAGCTGGGACGCTGTGGGGACGTATCCATGTGGAGATGCTTCAGGTTCCAAGGGGAAGTGGGCTCAGTACGCTTTACCTTCTTCGTAGGCCGTCAGTTCTAAGGGCGGTGGAACGCCTTCGCCCGGATATCGTGCATGGCCAGGGGATCGAAGCTGGATATGCTTGGTTAGCTACGCTTCAACCATGTCCGCACCTTCTGACTTTCCATGGCGTCTACGGTGTAACAGCATATCTGAAACCTCGAGGCATATGGCAGCATCTTGGGCACGTACTCCAGCGCGTGACGCTGCGAAGGGCACGGCACATAGTTGCGATTTCTCATTACTTGGAGGACTGGTTTCGTCAAAGCACGCGGGCAAGTGTCTACTTTATTCCGAATGCGGTTAACAATCGTTTTTATCAGGTAAAGTCTACCGGAAAGGCTGAGTTTGACCTACTTTACGTGGGGCGTATCACGGAGTCTAAGGGACTTCTGGAGGCAATTAAGGTAGTAGCCAGGTTGGAAAAGAAAGGGGGAAGGGGATTGAAGATGGCTGTGGTGGGAAGAGCGAGTGATATGGGAGGCGAAGATTACCTGAAGCGGTGTCGCCAGCAGGCAGAGGCACTGGAGCGCTCAAAGGTGTTTTTTTTAGGAGCCGTACCTAATGATAAATTACCCGAGATACTTTCTGTATCAAAACTGCTGGTTCTTCCAAGTCAAGGAGAAAACTTTAGCATGGTGGCTGCCGAGGCGAGTGCGGCGGGGGTGCCAGTGGTTGCTTATCGCGTGGGCGGTTTGCCTACCGTAGTGGAACACGGTGAAACTGGTCTTCTGGTGCCTCCAGGCGATATTCAGTCCTTGAGCAGTGCTGTAGAAGAACTGATCGGGGATGAGAGGCTGCGCCTGCGTTTCGCTAGAGCTACCAGGGAACGAGCGATGAGTTGGCACCAGGATACGGTGGCGCGACGCACTGCCGAGCTTTATGGTAAGATTATTGCTAAGGAGACGTCATGGCGTTAATTAGTGTGCTCACACCGAGCCTGAACTATGGTCGATTCCTGGAAGATGCTATTTTGAGTGTCCGGTTCCAGGAGGGAGTGGACGTCGAGCATGTTGTTCAGGACGGGGGCTCGACGGATGGCACCCAAGAATTGCTGAAGAGGTATTCATGGGTGCAGTGGGATAGCAGTCCTGATAAAGGACAGTCAGACGCGCTCAACAAAGCCTTGCGACGTGCGCGGGGCGATTGGATCGCGTGGTTAAATGCGGACGAGTTTTTTCTCCCTGGCGCGCTTTCTCATTTACTGAGCCAAGCTATAGCTTCAGGCGCAGACGTGGTTTACGGAGATTGCCTCTTTGTCGATGAAAAGGGACAGTTCTTGAGGTTGCGTACTGCACATACCTTTAGTCAATTCGTGCTGTGGCATTACGGGCCGTTTATTCCCTCCTGCGCTGTTTTAATAAGGAGAGAGTTGCTTGGGATAGATCCATGGCACGTTGATGTTGACCGCGTCATGGATTGGCAGCTTTACTTGGACCTTGCCCTGAAAAAAGCCAAGTTTGTGTGGACACCATGTCCAATAGGCGTTTTCAGGGTACACGCTGCGCAGATTACTGCTCAAGACTGGAGGCGTTTTGCTCGTTCTTACCGCCTTTTGACAGAGCGTTACAGAGCGAGGCCAAGTCGGTTGCACTTTGAGTATGGGCGGCTTTGGCACCGCATCTTGAAGTTGAAGGATGGATGCTATCTGAGTGAGTTCCGCGCGCTGAACTTTCGTGGTCGAAGCTTCCGTTGGTTTAAGGGAGAACAACAGGCAAGCAATTTCTTGGAGTTTCTCAGAGCGTGCTACGGGTCCGAAAAAGAGGCTTAAGGGTGGGAGTCCAGGAGGTCTGCGGCATAAGGCGAATACTCGTCCTCCACAACCGCTACCAGCAGCCTGGCGGTGAGGACGCGGTCTTTGAGGCCGAGAAAGCTCTGCTGGAAAGTAAAGGACACGAAGTCATTCCCTGCGCACTCCATAACCGAGCCTTAGAAAGCATGCCCCGTAGGCGTCAGGCAGCGGTGACGGTTTGGAATGGAGAGGCCTACCAAAACTTCCGGGCGCTCATCCGAGAAAAGCGTCCCCAAGTAGTACATATCCATAATACTTTCCCCTTGGCTTCCCCTGCGGTCATTCATGCTGCCAAAGCCGAAAAGCTCCCCGTAGTCATGACCCTTCACAACTACCGCCTTCTCTGTGTAAACGCTCTCTTCTTTCGCCAGGGGCGGGTGTGTGAGGACTGCCTTGGGCACCTACCCTGGCGGGGGGTGGTGCACGGGTGCTATCGGGATAGCCGCGCAGCCAGTGCGGTGGTGGCGGGCATGTTGACTTTCCACCGATTGCTGGGCACCTGGGACATGGTGGATCGCTACATCGTCCTTACAGAGTTCTCGCGACAGAAGTTCATTCGGGCTGGATTCCCACCGGAGAAGCTGGTAGTGAAGCCTAACTTTGTTCACCCAGACCCTGGAGTAGGTGCCGGGAAGGGCGGGTATGCCCTCTTCGTGGGGCGGCTTTCGCCGGAGAAGGGGGTGGGAACCCTCCTAAAGGCCTGGGAAAGCTTGGGAGGAAGGGTGCCCCTTAAAATCGTGGGCGATGGCCCCTTAGCCCAGGAGGTGAGCCTGACAACCCAAAGGATACAGGGGGTGGAATGGCTGGGGCGCAAAGACCTGGAGGAAGTCTACGCCCTGATGGGGGATGCGGCCTTTTTGGTTTTCCCCTCGGAGTGGTACGAGGGGTTCCCTAGGGTGATAGCCGAGGCCTTCGCGAAAGGGTTGCCGATCTTGGTGACAGCCGTTGGCTCCCAGGGTAGCATCATTGACGATGGCCGTACCGGCCTCCTCTTCTGCCCTGGCGATCCCGAGGACCTGGCCGCCAAGGTGGAATGGCTTCTGGCCCATCCTAGGGACCTTGCCCGCATGCGGCAGGAGGCCCGGGCGGAGTACGAGGCCAAGTATACGGCGGAGCGGAACTATCAGATGCTCATGGAGATCTACCAGCAGGCGATTGATAACCATCGCAAGGGCAGATAGGGATGCCACAGGTCCAGCACCGCTACATCTTAGGCATGCGTGTGGATGCCACTAGCTATGCGTGGGCTACAAAGCAAATTATAGACTGGGCAGAGGCAAGGGAAAGTCGGTATGTATGCGCGGCGAATGTGCATATGGTAATGGAAGCGTACGACAGTCCCGACTTTCGGGCTATTGTGAATGCCGCGGATTTGGTAACACCCGACGGCATGCCACTGGTCTGGACGCTTCGCCGCATGGGGATCCCTAAGCAGGAGCGTGTCTATGGTCCCACACTAACGCTCTGGGTAGCGCAAGAAGCTGCGCGTTGTGGTATTCCCGTAGGGTTCTATGGCGGGCATCCAGAGGCGACACAGGGGATTTCGGAAAATCTTTCCCGTCGATTTTCTGGCTTGCAGGTATCTTATTGCTACAGTCCACCCTTTCGACCACTCACTCCCGAAGAAGATAAGAAGGTGGTTGAGGCTATTAATGCTTCGGGTACACGGATTCTATTCGTCGGCTTGGGATGCCCAAAACAGGAATATTGGATGGCAGCGCATAAAGGACAGATTCAGGCTGTTATGGTGGGGGTTGGTGCTGCTTTTGATTTTCATGCGGGGAGGATACGCCAAGCGCCTTTTTGGCTGCAACAGATGGGTCTAGAATGGTTCTTCCGCCTGCTAATGGAGCCGCGCCGGCTCTGGCGGCGATATGTTCGGCATAATCCTCGCTTCGTAGTACTCGTCGGACGACAATTATTAAAGCAAAAAGGGCACGCTCTATGAAAAAGGCACTAATTACGGGAATTACCGGCCAAGATGGATCTTATCTCACAGAGTTTCTGCTGGAGCAAGGCTATGAAGTACATGGTATTATCCGCCGCACTTCAACCTTTAATACCGATCGCATCGACCACCTCTATCGCGATCCTCATGATCCAGAGGCGCGACTTTTCCTTCATTACGGCGACCTTGCAGATGGTACTGGGCTGCGTCATATTCTAGAACGCGTTCAACCGGATGAGATTTATAACCTAGGAGCCCAATCCCACGTGAAAGTTTCTTTTGAACAACCTGAGTATACGGCTGATATTGTAGCGACAGGAACTTTACGCCTCCTAGAAGCCGTCAGAGACTTTGTGCGCAGCAGCGGAAAAGCGGTGCGTTTTTATCAAGCTGGCTCATCAGAAATGTTTGGGGCTGCTCCTCCTCCACAAAATGAAAAAACGCCTTTTTATCCTCGCAGTCCTTATGCTGCAGCTAAGGTGGCAGCTTACTGGTACGCGGTAAACTATCGAGAAGCCTATGGTTTGTTTATCTGCAACGGTATCCTGTTTAACCACGAGTCGCCACGGCGAGGTGAGACGTTCGTCACGCGTAAAATCACGCGAGCAGCTGGGCGTATCAAAGTAGGTCTACAAGATCGGCTCTTTTTAGGTAATCTAGAGGCGCGACGCGATTGGGGCTTTGCCGGTGACTATGTGGAAGCTATGTGGTTGATGCTCCAGCAGGATGAGCCCGATGACTATGTCGTTGCCACAGGTGAGTCGCATTCGGTACGAGAGTTTCTGGAATTAGCATTCGATATGCTTGATCTGGACTGGAAAAAACACGTGACGATTGACCCTCGTTACTTTCGCCCAACTGAGGTGGACTATTTGCTAGGAGATGCCACAAAAGCCCGAGAAAAATTAGGCTGGCGTCCAAAGGTTGGCTTTAGGGAACTGGTGCGGATGATGGTTGAGCATGACTTGGAATTGGCGCGCCAAGAACGCACTTTAAAAGATGCTGGCCATGTAATTGCTTTGCGAGGTATGCTCAATGACTAAGGACAGCAAAATCTTCATCGCTGGCCATCGGGGGCTGGTGGGATCGGCTATTGTGCGCAAGCTCCAGGCAGCAGGCTACACGCATCTCATTACGCGCACGCGCAATGAACTGGACTTGCGCAACCAAGCAGCCGTAGAGCGCTTCTTTGCCGAAACGCAGCCAACGTACGTCTTTTTGGCCGCAGCCCGGGTCGGCGGCATCTTGGCCAACAGTACCTATCCAGCCGACTTCATTCGCGATAATCTGCAAATCCAAACCAACGTGATCGATGCCGCCTATCGCTTCGGCGTAAAGAAGCTGCTTTTTCTGGGCTCCTCTTGCATCTATCCCAAACATGCTCCACAACCGATGAAAGAAGAATATCTCCTCACAGGAGCCCTCGAACCTACCAACGAATGGTACGCAGTAGCCAAAATCGCGGGCTTGAAGCTCTGCCAGGCCTACCGACGCCAGTATGGCTTTAATGCCATTTGCCTTATGCCTACTAACCTGTACGGACCAGGAGATAACTTCGACCTGGAAACCTCACATGTGCTGCCTGCCCTTATTCGCAAGTTTCATGAAGCTAAAACGCAAGGAGCAAAACAGGTCGTGGTCTGGGGTACCGGTACGCCCCGCCGAGAATTCCTGCATGTAGACGACCTGGCCGACGCCTGCCTCTTTCTGATGCAGCATTACAACGACGAAGACATCATCAACGTGGGCACGGGCAAGGATATCAGCATCCGAGAACTGGCCGAGCTTATTGCAGAAATCACCGGGTTCTCGGGGGAAATCGTCTTTGACACCTCAAAGCCGGATGGAACCCCACGTAAATTGCTGGACGTATCGCGCCTTTGGGCCATGGGCTGGCGACCAAAAATCGGCCTGCGCGAAGGCATCGAAGAAACTTACCACTGGTATGTGACGCATTACGCCGAAAAGGCAATGCACGTCTAAAAAGCGATCAAAGACGCTCATGGTTTGGCGCTGCGTGCAATGCAGCAGCCTTCACCTGTAGGAAAGCAATCCGGGATAAAAAGGCACTTAACAGCTATACCCCTCTGGAGGCGTTGCAGAAAGATAGGCCTCCAGAGAGCTCTTTAACAGACTTGATTGCCCAGGATAGCTACGTAGGCACGTTTTGCACAACCGTGTGCAAAGTCTGATGGCTTTAAAGAAAACACAGAAAAATAGTAAACGGTTTAGTACACGAATTATAGCTATACAACCCCTCGAAAAGCGCCTATTCCAGGAGAATTCTAGAAAAAAAAAGCCATTAAAAACGTAGTTTTAAATTATTAAACTAAACTTGATGCCAGCTTATTAAAGAAGATTTTGTGAACTGGCATTGATGTTGTCCAAAGCGCAAACAGGTCAAAGTTTGGCCTTTTTTTTGTTCTCAGGGCCAGCGCCTGTGCGTCGGTCTTTCTTTTCCGATGGGTTGTGCAGGTTGTGCCCTAGGGGAAAAAGGGGGGCTTCAGGGTACTGTGAGCATTAACACCAAAGAGACTACGCCGATGCCTTTCTGGTTAGAAGCCGTCAGAGAAGAGGATCGCAGTTTGGGAGAAAACGAATCGTTGCTGCAAGCAGGGATCGTCTGGGATGCGCGTGAACAGCAAAAAAGCGGAAGGCTTTTCCTCCATGTAGGACGTAAGCGCGCTTGGGATTATCACCGTCGTCGTTTAGAAAATGCAGCCGTTATTGCTTTAGCGGAAGGGTTGGTCCTATCTGCGGCCCTGTTGCTGGCCCATGCGCTTGAGCTCTGGCTCAACAAAAGTGCGCTCTTTCCGCGATGGGCTTGGGGGATGCCCGTGCTTTGGTGGTTTGTGGCCTTGGCGCTACGCTTGTTGCCTGGATGGGGATTAGGGGCAGCCGAAGAGCTGCGGCGCCTGGTGATGAGTTTGGCTATGCTGTTTATGAGCATCATGGTTTTTCTGTTTTTGGCGCGAAGGTCGACGAGCAGTGCCCGCTTTTTGCTCAGCGTAGGTGGGGTGTTAGCTATCGTGCTGGTACCTATGGCCCGCTACCTTGCTCGAAGCGTGCTGATCCGCTTTAAAAGGTGGGGAGTAGCTACTGTGATCTATGGGGGCAACGGAATGGTTGAGCGGGTAATTTATGCCTTGCAGAAGGAGCCCCAGCTAGGCTATGTCCCGGTAGGTATTTTTCACCTTGACCAAGGGCTATGGGGGAGCAAAATCAAAAACATCCCTGTATTGGGTGGCGTGGATGCCAATACCGCTGAGGCCCCTATAGCTGTTGTGGCCTTACCGGGACTACCGGTTAGCCGCCTGAGCATGCTGCTAGACGGTCCGCTAGCTATCTATAAGCAAGTGGTGCTCATCCCTGAGCTGGTAGGGGTCCCTTCGCTCTGGGTGCGCGCATCGAACATTGGGGGAACGCTGGCGCTGGAGCTTACCTCGAACCTGCTGGATCCCTTAGCTCAAGGACTTAAACGCCTGATGGACGTGGTGCTGCTCCTATCTACGCTACCGATCTGGCTTCCCCTTATAGGGATCATTGCCCTGCTGGTGTGGCTAGAAGACCGTAAGGCGCCATTCTTTACGCAAGAACGCATTGGGTTAGAAGGGCGGAAGTTTCGCGTGATCAAGTTTCGCACCATGGTGCCCAATGCCGAAGCCGTGCTCCAACACTATTTAAACAACAATCCCCAAGCTCGGGCGGAATGGATGGCAACTTTTAAGCTCAAAAATGATCCCCGCATTACCCGTATCGGACGCTGGCTCCGCAGGCTATCGCTTGACGAGCTGCCACAACTCTTTAATGTGCTTAAGGGAGACATGTCACTGGTAGGGCCGCGGCCGCTTCCGGCTTATCACCACCACGAACTCCCGCCCCAGGTGCAGCGCTTGCGCCTGCGCGTGCGCCCCGGTGTAACAGGGCTCTGGCAGGTTAGTGGTCGTAGCGATACCGGAAACGAAGGCATGGCACGCTGGGATAGCTTCTACGTACGTAACTGGTCGATCTGGCTGGATCTGGTTATCTTAATGCGAACTATCCCCGCAGTTTTAAGAGGACATGGGGCTTATTAATCGGCTAGGCATAGGAATCCTGCTGATCGGTGTTGGCTGCCTGCCGGCAAAAGGACAAGCGATTTCTTGGGAGATGGCAGCAGCGACAGGGCTGATTACGTCTGGCGGGGGTGCACTGCCGCTTTGGTTGCATGCCAACTCATGGGGTAGCGTAGACCCCGCAGGCACCAACGGCTATCTCCAACTCGAGAGCAGCTTTCAGGATAGCCTGCGCAGCAGCTGGTCCTGGGAAGTCGGTGCTCAACTTGTGGGGCGGATTTCACCACATCGGACGCTCTTTTTTCCCGTGTTGTATGCCAGATTTACCGGACCTTTCGTGCGCCTTCAGGTAGGGCGTTATGCCTACGAGATTGGGGAAACGGCTGGAAGCTTGTCAATGGGTTCGCTCGGCACCGGAAGCAATGCTACCCCAATGCCTAAAGTGGCCGTAGAGACACCAGGTTTTCTTGCCGTCCCCGGGACACGCGGCCTGTTGCAGATCCGCGCCTATCTAGCGCATGGCTGGTTCGACGACCCCCGCCATACCCGTCGACCTTACCTACATGAGAAGTTTCTTTATGGGCGACTAGACGCAGGCATTTGGCAGCTTTACGGAGGTCTTGTGCACAGTGCCCAGTGGGGCGGTATTTCACCAATTTACGGACGCCAACCCCAAGGAATCGACGACTGGTGGCGCATCTTCTGGGGTATGAGTGGGGCACCCGATGCCCCGCCCGCCGACCAGATTTACTACCAGGGTAATCACCTGGGCATTTGGGATGTAGGAGCAAAAGGACGCCTCGGCGCCTTTGCACTACACGTCTACCGGCACTTTATCTTTGAGGACAAAGATGGGCTGAAGCTCAAAAATCCAGGCGATGGGCTATTGGGGGTAGTGCTGACCATGCCTTGGCTGCCCCTCCATCAGCTGGTATACGAGTATCTCTATACTAAGCGCCAAAGCGGTCCGATACCCCCAGGTCCAGGGCGTGGAGGTCCAGGAGGGCAAGACAATTATTATAATCATTGGCTATACCGGTCGGGATGGACCTATTACGGTCGTACCCTTAGTAATCCGCTCTTTTTCCCTCACCCCAACGGGCAAATCCTCAACATGAATCGCATTGCAAACAACCGAATTGTGGCTCATCACGTAGCTCTGGAAGGGCAGTTTGCGAAGGTTGTAGGGTATGTTTGCAAGGTAACCTACTCGCGCAACTACGGTACCTATCGGGATCGGGATGCGGCGCGAGCAGCAGGTCAGACCTACTTCTACGAGAAAGGGCCTCGGCAGTGGAGCTGGTATGCTGCGCTATGGTGGACCCTAAGGCCCCAGCTAACCCTGCAGCTAGCCGTAGCACACGACCAAGGCCAGGTCTATCCAAGAAGTACAGGCGCGCAATTGGCCCTGCGTCGACAGCTGCATTGATTGTGGCCTAGACGATCAAGCGCGAAGACGCGGTGACGATCCCCTAGCGTTTCAGCGAGACTTCTGTTTTTGGATATGCTGAACTTTGACGAGGGAAGCTCTCGGTGCAGTTGGATAATTCCTTCAGTGCCAATTAACTGGGCAGCAGGCGTGCGGTAATTGCATCGCAGACGTGCTTGCCTTTACGGCTTAGGCGTAGGGTGCCATTTCGGATAGGTTCGATCAGCCCTTCGGCCTCCAAAGCCGCCAAGTCATCGAGCTTTTCGCTGAGCAGGTCGACGCCGTAGCGCTCGGCGTAGTCGTCTAAGTTCAGCCCTTCTGCTGTGCGCAGCCGCAACAAGAGGTATTCTTCAGCCAGTTGATCGTAGGAAAGACCTTCTCGGAATTCCAAGGGTAAATGGTGCTGCGCCAGCAAAGCTTCGTAGCGACGCAAGTTGCGCACGTTAGCCCAGCGGTAAGCCCCCGGCTCAGGGAGGGCACCCCACCAGAAAGAATGCGCTGAAGGGCCAAAACCGATGTAGTTGGCATGCTGCCAATAGGCCTGATTGTGCTGGGAGCGATAGCCCGGGCGTGCAAAGTTAGAGATTTCGTAGTGCTCGTAGCCTCGGTCTGTCAGATAGTCCATGGCAAAGTCGTAGCAGGCGGTGTAGGTGGCCTCGTCGGCAGGTCGCGTGAGGCCGCGTGCCACCTGTTTGGCTAAGATGGTTCCAGGCTCAATGGTTAAGCTATACGTGGAAAGGTGCGGTATGCCACGGTCAGCCACCTTTTGTAGGTTGGCCATCCAGTACTCAATGGGTTGATCGGGCAAGCCAAAGATCAAATCAACGTTGAGGTTCTCGAATCCCGCCCGAAGCGCATTGGTGATAGCTGCTTCGGCCTGATCGGCCGTGTGCGCCCGGTGCATAAAGCGTAAATCGGCTTCGTAGAACGACTGCACCCCAATCGACAGCCGGTTAATGCCTAAATGGCGTAGCCCCCGCAGATAGTCAAGCGTGGCATCTTCGGGGTTGACCTCGAAGGTCACTTCGGTTACCTCGGACAGATCAAAATGCCGGTAGAGCGCCTCCAAAATGCGGGCCACCTCTTCTAGCGCTAGGCGCGAAGGCGTACCCCCACCAAAGTAAAGCGTAGTGACCGGTTCGATCTTGCCGTAAAGCTGACCGTAGTATTCAATTTCGATGCAGAGCGACTGCACAAAGCTGCCGTAGAGCCGCTGCCCAGTGACAAAGTAAAAGTCGCAGTAGCTGCAGCGCTGCCGGCAAAACGGGACGTGTACGTAAAGGCTGGCCATGGATAAACAGCAGGTCGTTGGCAATAAAATAACATGCGCTTGCCGTGGATTTAACCATACATGGTTTTTACATAATGCGTCTACCCCTAAAGGATCGCTTCGGTGCGTGATCCTTTGAGGCAAGAGGGGGCTTTTTTTAGCGATTAATGCCATAGCATTCGTTTTAGGGATCTGTTTGGCGTAAATTTCCTCGAGCGGTAAAGTATCGCTTGCCTACGCGCAGCTTTGCGTGAGAACTTGTGGTAGCGTGGGCTTCAAACCCCAAAGCGCCGTGCTCGACTTTGCTCAATTGCAGCAGCAGCTGCAGGATTTCGCCGCCTACCAATGGCGGCAGCGGAATGTACTGCAGGAGAAGCTGCGCGCAGCTTTGGAGGCCTGGGCAGCAGCCCCCGAAGCTGAGGCGCTCGACGAGCAAGTGAAGGACGTGCGGCCTAGCTGGCTAGTAGCACAGCTGCTCGGTACGCGGCTGCAGGAATGCAGGGACGCTCCGGAGCGTCCTGCTACCGTGACCGTGGTGGCTGCCGATGGCTCGCAGATTTTCCCTGATCGGCATGTAGAGCCCCCGTGCTTTTTGCTCAACGTAGGACGGGTAGCTTTTCAACTAGGTACGCTCGAGCCCCCACGGATGGAATCGGTGCCGCGCTTTTACTATCGCCAAGAAGACTTGCGCGATTTTCTCGATGATCGGTTTGAGGCCATTACGGTCGAAGTCGTTTCAGCGCTGCGCGACGAGTATGAACTGGAGGCCCTGCTGGAGCTAGCGACGGAGGCGCGTCGGGCAGGACGTCCGCTGGTAGCCTTGCTCGACGGCACGCTGATTCGGTGGATGATTCGCCGCTTGCATCAGCGGGAGCTGGAAGAGCGGCTTATTCAGCGCTACGCGGAGCTTTTAGAAGGCTTCCAGAAGGAGCAAATTCCGCTAGCTTCCTATATCAGCCGACCGGGTGGGGCCGAAGTGGTCAACCTGTTGCGGGTTGTGCGGGGAGAATGCACACCGCAACCCCCGGCCCTGTCCCTAGAAGGACTGCCAGACCGGCTGCTGTTTGCACAGTTACTTAAGCCTGGAGAGCGTTCAGCTGTCTTCCTTTCAGGCTCACATATTCAGTGGGCGTATGCACGGGAGCATCAGATTGCTTATGTCTACCTGGCTGTGCCTGCGCGCTATGGCACCGTTGAGATTGCCCGCATCGAGTTTCCTCAGTGGGTTGCAGAGCACACGGACTGGTTGGATCTGCTGCATGCCGTCTTGCTCAAAGAATGCGAAAAAGGCCAGGGCTACCCGATGGTGCTAGCGGAAGCGCACGAGCGGGCAATCATTCGCGGCGTCGATCGCGAAGCTTTTTATGACTTGATTGGCCGCCAGCTTTTGCAAAACGGCATGACCTTGGAAAGCTCCCGTAAACAGATGAGCAAGCGGCGGCCTGTGCTGTAACGTTACCAAACGCAAAAAAGCCCCATGCCCATAGGCGAAGTCATCGAGTCAAGTACCCGCCAATTCGTAGCCGAAGTGTATCGCGATCAAGCTCCCCCAGCTTTTGGCAGTTGGGTTTGCGTCGCGTTGCCTGAGGGGTGGAGGCTCTATGGACTGGTCAGCCACGTTGAGCTAGGCAGCACCGAACCAGGGCGACGGCCCATGGCGCTGGGGCGAACGCCAGAGGAACTGCGCCGGGAGATGCCTCATGT
This window encodes:
- the hemW gene encoding radical SAM family heme chaperone HemW encodes the protein MASLYVHVPFCRQRCSYCDFYFVTGQRLYGSFVQSLCIEIEYYGQLYGKIEPVTTLYFGGGTPSRLALEEVARILEALYRHFDLSEVTEVTFEVNPEDATLDYLRGLRHLGINRLSIGVQSFYEADLRFMHRAHTADQAEAAITNALRAGFENLNVDLIFGLPDQPIEYWMANLQKVADRGIPHLSTYSLTIEPGTILAKQVARGLTRPADEATYTACYDFAMDYLTDRGYEHYEISNFARPGYRSQHNQAYWQHANYIGFGPSAHSFWWGALPEPGAYRWANVRNLRRYEALLAQHHLPLEFREGLSYDQLAEEYLLLRLRTAEGLNLDDYAERYGVDLLSEKLDDLAALEAEGLIEPIRNGTLRLSRKGKHVCDAITARLLPS
- a CDS encoding DNA double-strand break repair nuclease NurA translates to MLDFAQLQQQLQDFAAYQWRQRNVLQEKLRAALEAWAAAPEAEALDEQVKDVRPSWLVAQLLGTRLQECRDAPERPATVTVVAADGSQIFPDRHVEPPCFLLNVGRVAFQLGTLEPPRMESVPRFYYRQEDLRDFLDDRFEAITVEVVSALRDEYELEALLELATEARRAGRPLVALLDGTLIRWMIRRLHQRELEERLIQRYAELLEGFQKEQIPLASYISRPGGAEVVNLLRVVRGECTPQPPALSLEGLPDRLLFAQLLKPGERSAVFLSGSHIQWAYAREHQIAYVYLAVPARYGTVEIARIEFPQWVAEHTDWLDLLHAVLLKECEKGQGYPMVLAEAHERAIIRGVDREAFYDLIGRQLLQNGMTLESSRKQMSKRRPVL